DNA sequence from the Methanofollis formosanus genome:
CATTCTTTCCGAACGCCTGCGGGAGACCCGCCTGAAGATCACCTGCGGCAACTGCGGCCACTCGAGAGAAGAGACGATCAGGAACGAGCCAGGCAAGACGGTCAGGAACCTCGACCTCGGGATCTGCCCGAAGTGCAGCGCACCGCTCCAGATCGAGGAGGAGACCGACATCATCGACGAACTGACGGCTCTGGCCGACCAGAGCGGGACGAACGTCGAGATCATATCAGACGAATTTGAAGAGGGGTCGATGCTCTTCTCCGCCTTCGGCGGGATCGCAGCGATTCTCAGATACAGGACGGGATACTGATGTTCCTCGAAACACGCAAGCAGATTGAGGAAGCGCTCCGGGCATGCACCGGAGAAGAAGAGGTCGACGTCGTCGATGGGGGGGAACACGCCGACTTTGCAACGACGATCGCTTTTGCCCTGGCAAAGACGCGGCGCAAGTCGCCGGTGGTCATTGCAGGCGAACTGGCTGCCGAACTGAAAGAGCGGCTTGCGCCGGCCGGGGTCGATGTCGAGTCGAAGGGACCGTACATCAACTTCACGGTGGGTGGGACGTACGTCCAGGAGGCGTTGAAGGCCGCGCTGGAGCCCGGGTTCGGGAAACTCCCGGCACACCCCGAGCGGGTGCTCCTCGAACACACGAGCGCCAACCCCAACGGTCCGCTCCATGTCGGGCATATCAGGAACTCGATCCTGGGCGACACCCTGGCGCGGGTCTTCAGGAAGGCGGGCTACCCCCTTGAGGTCCAGTATTATGTGAACGACATGGGTCGCCAGATCGCCATCGTCTCGTGGGGGTTCGACAACCTCGATATCCCGGCTGACGAGGAGGAGAAGGAAGACCACCACATCGCCAGGGTCTATGTGGCCGCCAACCGGGCGATCGAGGCGAAGCCCGAGATCAAGGCGGAGATCGACCGCCGGATGAAACTCATCGAAGAGGGCGACCCCGAGACCGAGAGGATGTTCAGGGAGGTCGTCTCCCACTGTCTCGACGGGTTCAAGACGACGATGAGGAGGCTCAATGTCGTGCACGACCGGTTTGTCTGGGAGTCCGACTTTGTCCGCAATGGCGACATGGACCGGATCATCGAGCGGATCGACCGGATGCCCCAGGCGAAGCACGAGGACACGC
Encoded proteins:
- the argS gene encoding arginine--tRNA ligase, encoding MFLETRKQIEEALRACTGEEEVDVVDGGEHADFATTIAFALAKTRRKSPVVIAGELAAELKERLAPAGVDVESKGPYINFTVGGTYVQEALKAALEPGFGKLPAHPERVLLEHTSANPNGPLHVGHIRNSILGDTLARVFRKAGYPLEVQYYVNDMGRQIAIVSWGFDNLDIPADEEEKEDHHIARVYVAANRAIEAKPEIKAEIDRRMKLIEEGDPETERMFREVVSHCLDGFKTTMRRLNVVHDRFVWESDFVRNGDMDRIIERIDRMPQAKHEDTLALDLTECGFEKDYVIRRSDGTSVYAARDLAYHTWKGRNFDRIIDVLGADHKLIGAQLQCTLKLLGEKAPEIVNFEFVSLPEGSMSTRAGKFISADELIAEVTNKAFLEVSERRPELPECDRERIARSVALAAVRYDIVKISPEKSTVFDWEQALDFERQSGPYVQYSHARACSILEKAGEFEPAYVFTEEHEVALAKEIARFPAVIDQVVRDLRPHLLAAYARDLADLFNSFYRYVPVLKSEGVTRQSRLTLVKAAQNTLKEALETLGIDAITTM